One Brassica napus cultivar Da-Ae chromosome A1, Da-Ae, whole genome shotgun sequence genomic region harbors:
- the LOC111200560 gene encoding WRKY transcription factor 28-like, with product MSNESKDLYSYQYLSSLSLYELMNLPTSTPSSYGNNGFVPSSYSLADCFQSSPGAAYDSLLHKTLGVSPSSSEVFNSLVDQESKHDVTNDVIGETPTRVSASSSSSEADHPGEDSGKSQRKRELVGYGGEENRISKKVGKTKKEEKKQREPRVSFMTKSEVDHLEDGYRWRKYGQKAVKNSIYPRSYYRCTTQRCNVKKRVERSFQDPTVVITTYEGQHNHPLPTNLRGSSAAAAMYSADFMTPGSFTHDMFRSSAYTSGGSALDYGYEQSSYGSVNANPNAHQEYRQGGEYELLKEIFPSIFFKQEP from the exons ATGTCTAATGAATCCAAAGATCTCTACAGCTACCAGTACCTGTCATCCTTGTCTTTGTACGAACTGATGAATCTCCCTACTTCAACTCCATCTTCTTACGGAAACAACGGTTTTGTTCCATCTTCTTACTCCTTAGCCGATTGCTTCCAAAGCTCTCCCGGAGCAGCGTACGACTCTTTACTTCATAAAACTTTAGGTGTTTCTCCCTCTTCCTCAGAGGTTTTCAACTCTTTGGTCGATCAAGAATCGAAGCACGATGTAACTAACGACGTTATCGGTGAGACTCCAACTAGGGTTTCAGCATCTTCTTCCTCTAGCGAGGCTGATCATCCCGGCGAAGATTCCGGTAAGAGCCAGAGGAAACGAGAGCTAGTTGGATATGGAGGTGAAGAAAATCGAATCTCCAAAAAAGT TGGTAAAACGAAAAAGGAGGAGAAGAAACAAAGAGAGCCACGAGTCTCGTTTATGACTAAAAGCGAAGTTGATCATCTTGAAGATGGTTATAGATGGAGAAAGTACGGCCAAAAGGCCGTCAAAAACAGCATTTATCCAAG GAGTTACTATAGATGTACAACGCAAAGGTGCAATGTGAAGAAGCGAGTGGAGAGATCGTTCCAAGATCCAACGGTTGTGATTACAACTTACGAGGGTCAACACAATCACCCGCTTCCGACTAATCTCCGGGGAAGTTCCGCCGCGGCTGCTATGTACTCCGCTGACTTCATGACTCCGGGAAGCTTCACTCATGACATGTTTCGGTCGTCTGCTTACACTAGCGGCGGTTCAGCTTTGGATTACGGATATGAACAGAGTAGTTATGGTAGTGTGAATGCAAACCCTAACGCTCATCAAGAGTATCGCCAAGGAGGTGAATATGAGCTCTTGAAGGAGATATTTCCTTCTATTTTCTTCAAGCAAGAGCCTTGA
- the LOC106357405 gene encoding probable purine permease 6 yields the protein MEVESETQELHIHVNGEPERKSSTEQRSHNYSWRLRVSLYVILLLAGETIATLLGRLYYDKGGNSIWLETLVQLVGFPLTLPCYYYIKPDSSSKTNNLTNKTTTSFLTLPLVYIGLGLLAAGHSVLYSFGLLYLPVSTFSLISASQLAFNAVFSYFLNSQKFTPCILNSLVLLTTSSTLLVIQPESESSTSNPSSKYNYVIGYICAIGSSAGYSLVLSLTDYAFEKILKKYTFKAILDMVTYQSLVATCAVVVGLFVSGGWKMLRTEMEEFRLGKNSYILINIGAVISWQACWIGSVGLILEVSSLFSNVISTLCLPVVPVLAVVFFRDEMSGIKLIAMFLAIWGFVSYAYQHYVDDPKQEEEQEIPQGEEEEKETQEEKSNNIKD from the exons ATGGAAGTAGAATCAGAAACTCAAGAACTGCATATTCATGTCAACGGCG AACCTGAAAGGAAATCTTCAACAGAACAGAGGAGTCACAACTACTCATGGAGGTTAAGAGTGTCTCTCTACGTCATTCTCCTCTTAGCTGGAGAGACAATAGCCACTCTCTTAGGTAGACTTTACTACGACAAAGGTGGCAACAGTATATGGCTCGAGACCTTAGTTCAGCTAGTTGGGTTTCCTTTAACCCTTCCTTGCTATTATTACATAAAGCCTGACTCGTCTTCCAAAACTAATAACTTAACCAATAAAACAACAACTTCCTTCTTGACACTTCCTTTGGTTTACATTGGACTTGGCTTGCTTGCTGCTGGTCACAGTGTCCTGTATTCCTTTGGATTACTCTACCTTCCTGTCTCAACTTTCTCTTTGATCTCCGCGTCTCAGTTAGCTTTTAATGCTGTCTTCTCTTACTTCCTTAACTCACAGAAGTTCACACCATGTATACTcaactcacttgttctcttgaCCACATCTTCTACACTTCTTGTCATCCAACCTGAGTCTGAATCTTCTACTTCAAACCCATCGTCCAAATACAATTATGTGATTGGATACATCTGTGCCATCGGTAGCTCAGCTGGTTATTCTCTAGTGCTCTCTTTAACAGATTATGCGTTCGAAAAGATTCTGAAGAAATACACTTTCAAGGCTATTTTGGACATGGTCACGTATCAGTCTTTGGTAGCTACTTGTGCAGTTGTGGTTGGACTCTTTGTAAGTGGTGGGTGGAAAATGCTTAGGACGGAGATGGAAGAGTTTAGGCTAGGGAAAAACTCTTACATTTTGATAAATATTGGTGCAGTGATATCTTGGCAAGCTTGTTGGATTGGTAGTGTGGGTTTGATTCTTGAGGTTTCGTCGCTTTTCTCAAACGTGATAAGCACTCTTTGTTTACCTGTTGTTCCTGTTCTTGCTGTTGTCTTCTTCCGAGATGAGATGAGTGGAATCAAGTTGATTGCAATGTTTTTGGCTATCTGGGGGTTTGTTTCTTATGCTTACCAGCATTATGTTGATGAtccaaaacaagaagaagagcaagagaTTCCTCAAGGTgaagaggaagaaaaagaaacacaagaagAGAAGAGTAACAACATTAAGGACTAG
- the LOC106423472 gene encoding probable purine permease 22 produces MERSQELNVNDDQNLEANLIDHEVNDSSSVPQTKNYKKWLRISIYVFLVLTCQALSTILGRLYYENGGKSTWMVTVLQRIGFPLLFLYKFFSLNKQQEKTDPSFINTTLGLAYICLGLLASAISYMSSVGLLYLPVSTFSLIFASQLAFTALFSYVLNSQKFTPYIVNSLFLLTVSSALLVFNNESQNIRNVSRVEYALGFICTISASAGIGLILSLVQLIITKVLKKPSFSAVMDMAIYQTLVSCCVVLIGLFASGEWKLIASEMRNYRLGKVSYVRTLSSAAVSSQVYTIGAVGLIFESSSVFSNTVTAVGLPIVPVVAVIVFHDKMDAFKIFSITLAIWGFLSFVYQHYLDEKKLKTFHHVEEDTQV; encoded by the exons ATGGAAAGATCTCAAGAACTCAATGTCAACG ATGACCAGAACTTAGAAGCAAACCTAATAGACCATGAGGTAAATGACTCATCCTCGGTACCTCAAACCAAGAACTACAAGAAGTGGCTCAGAATCTCCATTTATGTATTCCTTGTCCTCACCTGCCAAGCACTTTCTACAATACTGGGCAGATTGTATTATGAAAACGGTGGAAAGAGCACATGGATGGTAACAGTTCTCCAACGCATAGGCTTCCCTCTTTTGTTTCTATACAAATTCTTTTCACTAAACAAACAACAGGAGAAAACAGATCCAAGTTTCATAAACACCACTCTTGGATTAGCTTACATATGTCTTGGCCTCTTAGCATCTGCCATCAGTTACATGTCTTCAGTGGGGTTGCTCTACTTACCAGTTTCTACTTTCTCCCTCATCTTCGCCTCGCAGTTAGCCTTCACAGCCTTATTCTCCTACGTCCTCAACTCTCAAAAGTTCACTCCTTACATTgtcaactctctctttctccttacTGTTTCCTCTGCACTCCTTGTGTTCAACAACGAGTCTCAAAACATAAGAAATGTCTCAAGAGTAGAGTATGCCTTAGGTTTCATATGCACCATCAGTGCCTCTGCTGGGATCGGACTGATTTTATCGCTGGTACAACTAATCATCACAAAAGTTTTGAAGAAACCTTCGTTCTCAGCAGTCATGGACATGGCTATCTACCAGACACTAGTCTCATGCTGTGTGGTTCTGATAGGGCTTTTCGCTAGTGGGGAGTGGAAACTTATAGCAAGCGAGATGCGAAACTACAGGCTCGGTAAGGTGTCATACGTTAGGACTTTGTCCTCAGCTGCTGTTTCCTCGCAAGTCTACACTATTGGTGCTGTGGGATTGATCTTTGAGTCATCTTCTGTGTTCTCCAATACGGTAACTGCTGTGGGGTTGCCTATAGTTCCAGTTGTAGCAGTGATAGTTTTCCATGATAAGATGGATGCATTCAAGATCTTCTCCATTACTTTAGCTATATGGGGCTTCCTTTCATTTGTCTATCAGCATTACCTCGACGAAAAGAAGTTGAAGACTTTCCACCATGTTGAGGAAGATACACAAGTCTGA
- the LOC106423402 gene encoding probable purine permease 10, with translation MNGDQELQVIVQQGKEPNTTVQEERNQTGVTHSKTYKRWLRVAVYTFFVISGQSVATILGRIYYDNGGNSKWLATVVQLVGFPVLLPYYLLSIKTHTTTNIDGKAASLRNRVLVYVVLGVIVGADCYLYSIGLLYLPVSTYSLICASQLAFNAFFSYFLNSQKLTPIILNSLLLLTISSTLLAFNNEDSNSQKVTKAQYVTSFLCTIGASAGFGLVLSLQQLAFRRVLKRQTFTEVMDMIIYMSLVASCVSLVGLFASSEWKTLSSEMDNYKLGKVSYVMNLVWTAITWQVFNIGGTGLIFELSSLFSNAISVLGLPVVPIMAVIIFRDKMNGLKVISMILAIWGFMSYVYQHYLDDKSLKRSVGIQRVESSVPPEAEGSNVQKIETSAS, from the exons ATGAATGGTGATCAAGAACTTCAAGTCATCG TTCAGCAGGGAAAAGAACCAAACACAACAGtacaagaagaaagaaaccaaaCAGGAGTAACTCACTCAAAGACATACAAACGGTGGCTCCGGGTGGCGGTCTACACATTCTTTGTCATCTCAGGACAATCAGTTGCTACAATTCTAGGCAGAATATACTATGACAACGGAGGAAACAGCAAATGGCTAGCAACGGTAGTTCAACTCGTAGGCTTCCCTGTTCTGCTTCCATATTATCTCTTGTCAATCAAAACACATACAACAACTAATATAGATGGCAAAGCAGCCTCACTTAGGAACCGTGTATTGGTTTACGTAGTTCTTGGAGTTATTGTAGGAGCAGATTGCTATCTATACTCTATAGGACTCCTTTACCTACCTGTTTCAACCTATTCACTCATCTGTGCATCTCAATTAGCTTTCAACGCTTTCTTCTCTTATTTCCTCAACTCACAGAAGCTCACTCCCATCATTTTGAATTCTCTTTTGCTCCTAACTATATCCTCCACCCTCCTCGCCTTCAATAACGAGGATTCAAACTCTCAGAAAGTTACAAAAGCACAGTATGTCACAAGCTTCTTATGCACCATTGGCGCCTCTGCTGGATTTGGTCTAGTCTTATCCTTACAACAGCTAGCCTTCCGTAGAGTACTAAAGAGGCAGACCTTCACAGAAGTTATGGATATGATCATCTACATGAGTCTAGTGGCCAGTTGTGTTAGCTTGGTGGGGCTTTTCGCTAGCAGCGAGTGGAAAACTCTGAGCAGTGAGATGGACAATTATAAGCTTGGGAAGGTTTCTTACGTTATGAACCTAGTGTGGACAGCTATTACCTGGCAAGTATTCAACATCGGCGGCACGGGGCTGATCTTCGAGCTTTCCTCTCTGTTCTCAAATGCTATAAGCGTCTTGGGGCTGCCTGTGGTTCCTATCATGGCTGTCATCATTTTCCGGGACAAAATGAATGGGTTGAAGGTGATTTCTATGATCTTGGCTATTTGGGGTTTCATGTCCTATGTCTACCAACACTATCTTGATGACAAAAGCTTGAAGAGAAGTGTTGGAATCCAAAGAGTAGAATCCTCTGTCCCACCAGAAGCAGAAGGGTCAAATGTGCAGAAGATAGAGACTTCAGCAAGCTGA
- the LOC106423574 gene encoding UDP-N-acetylglucosamine transferase subunit ALG14 homolog isoform X1 — translation MEEHHCCFYSKMLSRFSSISSFMLILVIVLVVRVLYVMYQCGKPFPKGASRSFTTLIVLGSGGHTAEMLSLLSVLRMDRFTPRFYIAAATDHMSLHKARSFEHSLADKPVAKEASLQYTQIYRSREVGQSYVTSVWTTILATVHALWLMIRIRPQVILCNGPGTCIPLCVIAFLFKVVGIRWSSIFYVESVARVRKLSLSGLLLYKLRIADQFFVQWPQLQKNYPRAHYVGCLM, via the exons ATGGAGGAACACCACTGCTGCTTTTACTCCAAGATGCTCTCAAGATTTAGCAGCATCAGTTCCTTCATGCTTATTTTGGTGATTGTTCTAGTGGTCCGTGTACTATATGTTATGTACCAGTGTGGCAAACCCTTTCCCAAAGGAGCTTCACGATCGTTTACTACTCTTATTGTTCTTGGTTCTG GGGGACACACGGCAGAGATGTTGAGTCTCCTCTCTGTTTTGCGCATGGACAGATTCACCCCCAGGTTTTACATCGCTGCAGCTACTGATCACATGAGTCTCCACAAAGCTCGTTCCTTTGAACACTCTCTAGCTGACAAG CCTGTTGCTAAGGAAGCTTCCTTACAATACACGCAAATTTACCGGAGTAGAGAAGTTGGTCAGTCTTATGTGACTTCTGTTTGGACTACCATTCTTGCCACTGTTCACGCTCTCTGGCTAATGATCCGGATCAGACCCCAAGTG ATTCTTTGTAATGGTCCTGGGACATGTATTCCTCTCTGTGTGATCGCTTTCTTGTTCAAG GTGGTGGGAATCAGATGGTCATCGATCTTTTATGTTGAGAGTGTAGCAAGAGTTAGGAAGCTCTCGTTAAGTGGATTGCTGCTTTACAAGTTAAGGATAGCTGATCAGTTCTTTGTTCAATGGCCACAACTGCAAAAGAACTATCCTCGGGCTCACTACGTTGGGTGCCTGATGTAA
- the LOC106423574 gene encoding UDP-N-acetylglucosamine transferase subunit ALG14 homolog isoform X2, translating to MEEHHCCFYSKMLSRFSSISSFMLILVIVLVVRVLYVMYQCGKPFPKGASRSFTTLIVLGSGGHTAEMLSLLSVLRMDRFTPRFYIAAATDHMSLHKARSFEHSLADKPVAKEASLQYTQIYRSREVGQSYVTSVWTTILATVHALWLMIRIRPQILCNGPGTCIPLCVIAFLFKVVGIRWSSIFYVESVARVRKLSLSGLLLYKLRIADQFFVQWPQLQKNYPRAHYVGCLM from the exons ATGGAGGAACACCACTGCTGCTTTTACTCCAAGATGCTCTCAAGATTTAGCAGCATCAGTTCCTTCATGCTTATTTTGGTGATTGTTCTAGTGGTCCGTGTACTATATGTTATGTACCAGTGTGGCAAACCCTTTCCCAAAGGAGCTTCACGATCGTTTACTACTCTTATTGTTCTTGGTTCTG GGGGACACACGGCAGAGATGTTGAGTCTCCTCTCTGTTTTGCGCATGGACAGATTCACCCCCAGGTTTTACATCGCTGCAGCTACTGATCACATGAGTCTCCACAAAGCTCGTTCCTTTGAACACTCTCTAGCTGACAAG CCTGTTGCTAAGGAAGCTTCCTTACAATACACGCAAATTTACCGGAGTAGAGAAGTTGGTCAGTCTTATGTGACTTCTGTTTGGACTACCATTCTTGCCACTGTTCACGCTCTCTGGCTAATGATCCGGATCAGACCCCAA ATTCTTTGTAATGGTCCTGGGACATGTATTCCTCTCTGTGTGATCGCTTTCTTGTTCAAG GTGGTGGGAATCAGATGGTCATCGATCTTTTATGTTGAGAGTGTAGCAAGAGTTAGGAAGCTCTCGTTAAGTGGATTGCTGCTTTACAAGTTAAGGATAGCTGATCAGTTCTTTGTTCAATGGCCACAACTGCAAAAGAACTATCCTCGGGCTCACTACGTTGGGTGCCTGATGTAA
- the LOC111200716 gene encoding polyadenylate-binding protein 1-like has protein sequence MADKANLLGKRKAEDGLKTEPLLRRHKEKETRQGLADSTLKGTAGELSETKADESNLISEKEEEAVEERLDETPEEFSKILFVANLSPQTETSAIIDFFKDVGQVVRVRLLLNARGKHVGYGFVEFASSNQAKMALERKNRQSLHCSKIILDEAPDFVEEAAVPIKTLFIASFPRYSTEISDIIDFFKDVGQVVRVRLDINDRGKFVGCGFVDFASANQANKALQNKNGEYLHDRKIFLADGSGATFIPPKFCVDHKVWYEEEDYLQEESLRLDSIQDVAAMEEGPDETPHSANKEVLLIANLSPQTTKTEQIIRFFKVVGSVVSVRLIVDHECKHVGYGFVEFDSSYEAEKALKELNGEYLHDHKILLMRGLDDETPHSVEEAATVRNKTLFVSGLSRETKISEIINFFKDVGEVVHVRLIVFRWGNLHGKGFVEFASANEAMKALEKKNGEYLNGRDVFLAYFETPPYHRRPKYFIDHKVWYQDYLQRESLEIKEDVAAVEKGLDETPHFTEETVRKKTVFVDGLSYNTSISDIINFFKDVREEIIRVRFIVDGRGDHVGCCFVEMATANAAKKAVQENYNTSKFFVYAAEIAAPYPFQPKYKLADLAEKLWYEDSLCEKSLFGQKPKPILSIKKVMEYGYGKKTTFSDDE, from the exons ATGGCCGACAAAGCTAATTTATTGGGTAAACGAAAGGCGGAGGATGGTTTGAAGACAGAACCGCTTCTGAGGAGGCATAAGGAGAAAGAGACTAGGCAAGGATTAGCTGATAGTACTCTCAAAGGAACAGCAGGAGAGTTGTCGGAGACAAAGGCCGATGAGTCTAATTTAATCTCAGAAAAGGAG GAGGAGGCAGTGGAAGAAAGACTTGATGAAACTCCTGAG GAATTTTCAAAGATCCTCTTTGTTGCAAATCTCTCTCCCCAAACAGAAACTTCAGCTAT CATTGATTTCTTCAAAGATGTCGGACAAGTTGTTCGTGTTCGTCTTCTGCTCAACGCCCGGGGCAAGCATGTGGGTTATGGTTTTGTTGAATTTGCTTCTTCTAACCAAGCAAAGATG GCGCTGGAAAGGAAGAACCGTCAATCTTTGCATTGTAGCAAGATTATTCTAGATGAAGCTCCCGATTTTGTTGAG GAAGCTGCCGTACCAATAAAGACTCTGTTTATTGCCTCTTTCCCTCGCTATTCAACTGAAATATCAGATAT CATCGACTTCTTCAAAGATGTTGGACAAGTTGTTCGTGTTCGACTTGATATCAACGACAGAGGCAAGTTTGTTGGCTGTGGCTTTGTTGACTTTGCTTCTGCCAACCAGGCAAATAAG GCCCTGCAAAATAAGAACGGTGAATATTTGCACGATCGCAAGATTTTTCTTGCTGATGGCAGTGGAGCTACTTTCATTCCACCCAA GTTTTGTGTAGACCACAAGGTTTG GTACGAAGAAGAAGACTACCTTCAAGAAGAAAGCCTTCGGTTAGACTCTATCCAAGATGTGGCGGCGATGGAAGAAGGACCTGACGAAACTCCCCATTCTGCTAATAAG GAAGTACTCCTTATTGCCAATCTTTCTCCCCAAACAACTAAAACAGAACAGAT CATCCGTTTCTTCAAAGTTGTTGGAAGTGTTGTTTCTGTTCGCCTTATTGTAGACCACGAGTGTAAGCATGTGGGCTATGGCTTTGTTGAATTTGATTCTTCTTACGAAGCAGAGAAG GCTCTGAAAGAGTTGAATGGTGAATATTTGCATGATCACAAGATTCTGTTGATGAGAGGACTTGATGATGAAACTCCCCATTCCGTTGAG GAAGCTGCCACTGTAAGAAATAAGACGCTCTTTGTTTCCGGTCTCTCTCGCGAAACCAAAATATCAGAAAT CATCAATTTCTTTAAAGATGTTGGAGAAGTTGTTCATGTTCGACTTATTGTATTCCGCTGGGGTAACCTTCACGGGAAAggctttgttgagtttgcttctGCTAACGAGGCAATGAAG GCGCTGGAAAAGAAAAACGGTGAATATTTGAATGGTAGGGATGTTTTCCTTGCTTATTTTGAGACACCTCCATACCACCGACGACCCAA gtATTTCATAGATCACAAGGTTTG GTACCAAGACTACCTTCAACGAGAAAGCCTTGAGATAAAAGAAGATGTGGCGGCAGTTGAAAAAGGACTTGATGAAACCCCCCATTTTACTGAG GAAACTGTAAGAAAAAAGACGGTCTTTGTTGACGGACTCTCTTACAACACAAGCATATCAGATAT CATCAACTTCTTCAAAGATGTTCGAGAAGAAATTATTCGTGTTCGATTTATTGTAGACGGCAGGGGTGACCATGTGGGATGTTGCTTTGTTGAGATGGCTACTGCTAACGCAGCGAAGAAG GCAGTGCAGGAGAATTATAACACTAGCAAGTTTTTTGTTTACGCTGCTGAGATAGCTGCTCCATATCCTTTCCAACCCAA GTACAAGCTTGCAGACCTTGCCGAGAAACTTTG GTATGAAGATAGCCTTTGCGAAAAAAGCCTTTTTGGTCAGAAGCCCAAACCCATTCTGAGTATAAAAAAGGTGATGGAATATGGTTATGGTAAGAAGACTACCTTCTCTGACGACGAgtga
- the LOC106357447 gene encoding PR5-like receptor kinase: MAQRLQLIFLLASYLFFSGVLSISILTIENKCNQTVWPVIFSWKSQLTTTGFTLRRGEARALQAPSSWYGLISGRTLCSNDSTGNFTCATGDCESNTIECLGSYGWSKVTYVYFRIDYGGTNSHIISLEHGYNLPVMVAPSQSSPTCFSSGCMADLNRTCPDNLKIFDGAKPTSCSSACKQSRTPEDCCTNYFQSKQNCKPTVYTQNFELACPYAYSYPYNDNNSTFTCPNSTNYVITFCPSSIPDIPRSSMAGGKESSVRKLGPILGGIAAVALIIIIVAIVVVVRRRRYSTDENIEAAIMLKRYSYENVKDMTNSFAHVLGKGGFGTVYKGKLPDASGRDIALKILDDSKGNGEDFINELASMSRASHVNIVSLFGFCYEGSKRAIVYEFMPNGSLDKYISQNMSTKMDWKNLYNIAVGVARGLEYLHNSCVSKIVHFDIKPQNILMDGDLCPKISDFGLAKLCKNKESIVSLLDARGTIGYIAPEVFSKNFGEASHKSDVYSYGMVVLEMIGAKNKRRAETSRSNPSSMNFPEWIYDDLERKETVRLVGDHIMEEEEEKIVKKMALVGLWCIQTNPSDRPPIRKVIGMLEGSLEALQVPPKPLFDSHLVAAWETIKDSQDTSSISTQSLLERKALRPGQDTLIVSREEV; this comes from the exons ATGGCGCAGAGGTTGCAATTGATCTTCCTCCTTGCTTCATATTTGTTCTTCTCGG GAGTGTTGTCAATAAGTATCCTTACCATAGAGAACAAATGCAACCAAACAGTTTGGCCAGTTATCTTCTCATGGAAATCACAGCTCACCACCACCGGCTTCACTCTCCGGAGAGGCGAGGCGCGTGCCCTACAAGCGCCATCGTCATGGTACGGTCTTATATCCGGTAGGACGCTTTGCTCAAACGACTCAACAGGAAACTTCACATGCGCCACGGGAGACTGCGAGTCAAACACCATCGAGTGTCTAGGCTCATACGGTTGGTCTAAGGTGACTTATGTCTACTTTAGAATCGATTACGGCGGAACCAACAGCCACATCATCAGTCTTGAGCACGGTTACAACCTTCCTGTGATGGTGGCCCCATCACAGAGTAGTCCGACGTGCTTTAGCTCGGGTTGTATGGCTGACTTGAACAGGACGTGCCCAGATAATCTTAAGATATTTGACGGTGCTAAACCAACCAGTTGTAGTAGCGCGTGCAAACAATCCCGAACACCGGAAGATTGTTGCACAAACTACTTCCAGTCAAAGCAAAACTGCAAGCCGACAGTATACACGCAGAACTTTGAGTTAGCTTGCCCATACGCATATAGCTACCCTTACAACGATAATAACAGCACATTTACATGCCCAAACTCGACTAACTACGTTATTACGTTTTGCCCATCCTCTATTCCCGACATTCCCAg AAGCTCAATGGCAGGAGGGAAAG AAAGTTCTGTACGGAAGTTAGGACCCATACTCG GAGGTATAGCAGCTGTAGCTTTGATAATCATCATTGTTGCGATTGTGGTAGTGGTGAGAAGAAGGCGTTATTCGACCGACGAGAACATTGAAGCGGCTATAATGTTGAAACGATATAGTTACGAAAACGTCAAGGACATGACAAACTCGTTTGCTCATGTTCTAGGGAAAGGAGGATTTGGAACAGTCTATAAAGGAAAACTACCCGATGCTAGCGGCCGAGATATTGCACTAAAGATCTTGGATGATTCAAAGGGCAATGGAGAAGATTTCATCAATGAATTAGCCAGCATGAGTAGAGCATCTCATGTTAATATCGTCTCTCTGTTTGGATTCTGCTATGAAGGGAGCAAGAGAGCTATCGTCTACGAGTTCATGCCCAATGGATCACTCGACAAGTATATCTCGCAGAATATGTCAACCAAGATGGACTGGAAAAATTTATACAACATTGCGGTTGGCGTAGCTCGTGGGTTAGAGTACTTGCACAACAGTTGTGTATCGAAGATTGTGCATTTCGATATAAAGCCACAAAACATACTCATGGATGGAGATTTATGCCCGAAGATTTCAGACTTTGGCCTTGCTAAGCTAtgcaaaaacaaagagagtatcGTGTCGTTGCTGGACGCAAGAGGGACAATAGGTTACATTGCTCCTGAAGTGTTTTCCAAGAACTTTGGTGAAGCGTCGCATAAGTCAGATGTGTATAGCTATGGAATGGTGGTTCTCGAGATGATCGGGGCAAAGAACAAAAGAAGAGCTGAAACTTCTAGGTCCAATCCAAGTTCAATGAACTTTCCGGAATGGATCTATGATGATCTCGAGAGGAAGGAAACTGTTAGACTTGTGGGAGATCATataatggaagaagaagaagagaagatagtGAAGAAAATGGCGTTGGTGGGTTTGTGGTGTATTCAGACCAATCCATCTGATCGTCCACCAATAAGAAAAGTCATTGGAATGTTAGAGGGAAGTCTAGAAGCTCTCCAGGTACCACCCAAGCCTCTCTTTGATTCACATCTGGTAGCGGCTTGGGAAACTATTAAGGACAGCCAAGATACTTCTAGTATCTCAACACAAAGCTTGTTAGAGAGAAAAGCTCTTAGGCCCGGCCAAGATACTTTAATCGTTTCCAGAGAAGAGGTTTAA